The Martelella endophytica genome contains the following window.
GCCTTCTATTCCTGGCGTCTGATCTTCATGACCTTCTTCGGCAAGCCGCGGGCGTCGTCCGACGTGATGCACCACGTGCATGAAAGCCCGTGGATCATGCTGACGCCGCTGGTCATCCTCTCGGTCGGCGCGCTGTTCGCCGGTGTTGTCTTCCTGCCCTATTTCTTCGGGCATGATTACAGCGAATTCTGGAAGGGCGCCCTGTTTACCGGTCCTCACAACGAGGTTCTGGACGAGCATCACCACGTTCCGGCCTGGGTCAAGCTGTCGCCGTTCATCGCGATGCTGCTCGGCACGGTCACGGCGATCTACATGTACCTTATCAATCCGTCTTCGGCGCCCAAGCTCGCCCAGACGTTCCCGCGGCTTTACGCCTTCCTGCTCAACAAGTGGTACTTCGACGAACTCTACGACTTCCTGTTCGTCCGCCCATCCAAGCGGCTCGGCTACTTCCTCTGGCAGAAGGGTGATGTCGGCTTTATCGACCGGTATGGACCGAACGGGATTGCCTCGCTTGTGTCCGACATTACCGACCGTGTCGTGAAGCTGCAGTCCGGATATGTTTACCACTACGCGTTTGCAATGCTGATCGGCCTGGCCGCGCTTGTAACCTGGATGATGCTCGGAGGGGCGCTGTAATGAGCGACTGGCCAATTCTTTCAACGGTCCTTTTTCTGCCGCTCGTCGGCGTGGTGCTGATCCTGTTCACCCGCGACGACAACGAGGCCGGGCTTAGAAACATCCGCAATGTCGCGCTGCTGACCACGGTCTTCACCTTCCTGGTGTCGCTGCTGATCTGGGTGAAGTTCGATCCCACGAATCCCGGTTTCCAGATGCTTGAGGATCATCCCTGGCTTGGGACCGGCATCGGCTATCACCTCGGCGTCGATGGCATCTCGATGATGTTCATTCTGCTGACCACGGTGCTGATGCCGCTTTGCATCCTCGCCTCCTGGGAAGCGATCACCTATCGGGTGAAGGCCTATATGATCGCCTTCCTGATCCTCGAAACGCTGATCATCGGCGTGTTCGTGTCGCTCGATATCGTGATGTTCTACGTGTTCTTCGAGGCGGGCCTGGTCCCGATGTACCTGATCATCGGCATCTGGGGCCACGAGCGCCGCGTCTATGCATCGCTGAAGTTCTTCCTCTACACCTTCGCCGGTTCGATCTTCATGCTGCTGTCGATCATGGCGATGTACTGGGTGACGGGCACGACCAGCGTGCCGGTGCTGTTGAACTACACCTTCCCGGAACACTTACAATATTGGCTCTTCCTCGGCTTCTTCGCCTCGTTCGCGGTGAAGATGCCGATGTGGCCGGTGCACACATGGCTGCCGGATGCCCACGTCGAGGCGCCGACGGCGGCCTCGGGCGTGCTGGCGGGCGTGTTGCTCAAGCTCGGCGGCTTCGGTGTGCTGCGCTACTCGATGCCCATGTTCCCGGATGCGTCCTACTATTTCGCACCGCTGATCTTCACGTTGTCGATCATCGCCATCGTTTATGCCTCTTTCGTGGCGCTGATGCAGACCGACATGAAGAAGTTGATCGCCTATTCCTCGATCGCCCATATGGGCTTCGTCACGATGGGCATGTTCTCAGCGACGGTCGAGGGTATCGAAGGTTCGATCTTCCTCATGCTTTCGCACGGTATCGTCTCGGGCGCCCTGTTCTTCTGCGTCGGCATCATCTACGACCGGATGCACACCCGCGATATCGCGGCCTTCGGCGGGCTGGTGAACAACATGCCACGGTTCGCAGTGGCCTTCCTGATCTTCGCCATGGCGAATGTCGGCCTGCCAGGAACCTCCGGGTTTATCGGTGAA
Protein-coding sequences here:
- a CDS encoding NADH-quinone oxidoreductase subunit M, with translation MSDWPILSTVLFLPLVGVVLILFTRDDNEAGLRNIRNVALLTTVFTFLVSLLIWVKFDPTNPGFQMLEDHPWLGTGIGYHLGVDGISMMFILLTTVLMPLCILASWEAITYRVKAYMIAFLILETLIIGVFVSLDIVMFYVFFEAGLVPMYLIIGIWGHERRVYASLKFFLYTFAGSIFMLLSIMAMYWVTGTTSVPVLLNYTFPEHLQYWLFLGFFASFAVKMPMWPVHTWLPDAHVEAPTAASGVLAGVLLKLGGFGVLRYSMPMFPDASYYFAPLIFTLSIIAIVYASFVALMQTDMKKLIAYSSIAHMGFVTMGMFSATVEGIEGSIFLMLSHGIVSGALFFCVGIIYDRMHTRDIAAFGGLVNNMPRFAVAFLIFAMANVGLPGTSGFIGEFLTIIGVYQVSTWTAVFAATGVILSAMYTLWLYRRVVFGALEKDSLKALLDLTTREKFVLYPLIGLTIFFGIYPQPIFGVIHGSVEQIVQHYAAVLQSTQNIVLPVN